From one Nycticebus coucang isolate mNycCou1 chromosome 14, mNycCou1.pri, whole genome shotgun sequence genomic stretch:
- the LOC128565408 gene encoding olfactory receptor 5L1-like: MGKENCTAVTEFILLGLSDAPEIQTFLLLIFLFIYGVTVLANLGMTALIQVSSRLHTPMYFFLSHLSFVDFCYSSIIVPKMLANILNKDKSMSFQGCMTQFYFFCTFGVTEVFLLTVMAYDRFVAICNPLLYTATMSHRLCVELVSCCYLSGTVCSLIHLCSALEIPSYTSNVINHFFCDLPPLLSLACSDVTVNEVLLFTVAAFSEIITIVIILTSYLFILVTIVRIRSAEGRRKAFSTCASHLTAIVVLQGTILFIYCRPSSGDSGDADKVATVFYTVVIPMLNPLIYSLRNKDVKEALRKVVGSRTHS; this comes from the coding sequence ATGGGCAAGGAAAACTGCACCGCTGTGACAGAGTTCATTCTCCTGGGATTGTCAGACGCCCCTGAGATACAAACTTTCCTCCTACTGATTTTCCTCTTCATCTATGGAGTCACGGTTTTGGCCAACCTGGGTATGACGGCACTCATCCAAGTTAGCTCCCGGCTTCATACCCCCATGTACTTTTTCCTCAGTCACTTATCCTTTGTAGATTTCTGCTACTCCTCAATTATTGTGCCCAAGATGTTGGCTAATATCCTCAACAAGGACAAATCCATGTCCTTCCAGGGATGCATGACACAATTCTACTTCTTTTGCACATTTGGTGTGACTGAGGTCTTCCTGCTGACTGTGATGGCCTACGACCGCTTTGTGGCCATCTGTAACCCTCTGCTGTACACGGCCACCATGTCTCACAGGCTCTGTGTGGAGCTGGTCTCCTGCTGCTACCTCAGTGGGACAGTGTGCTCTCTCATCCACTTGTGCTCAGCTCTGGAGATCCCGTCCTACACATCAAATGTGATCAACCACTTCTTCTGCGATCTGCCCCCTCTCCTGAGCCTTGCTTGCTCAGATGTCACTGTGAATGAGGTGCTGCTGTTCACTGTGGCCGCCTTCAGTGAGATCATCACCATCGTGATCATCCTCACTTCCTACTTGTTTATTCTGGTCACCATCGTGAGGATTCGCTCTGCAGAGGGCAGGCGCAAGGCATTTTCCACCTGTGCTTCCCACCTCACAGCCATTGTGGTCCTGCAGGGAACGATCCTCTTCATTTACTGCAGGCCCAGCTCTGGCGACAGTGGGGATGCTGACAAAGTGGCCACGGTGTTCTACACTGTAGTGATTCCCATGCTGAACCCCCTGATCTACAGCCTGAGGAACAAGGATGTAAAGGAAGCTCTCAGAAAAGTGGTGGGCTCCAGAACACATTCCTAG